The nucleotide window ccccgtcgtccttgccgttgccgctgccactgctgccgctgggcaCGTTATGTCTCCTCTACGCCAACGGTTCCGTTCAAGTGAGTTTTTCTCCCCTCCTTGGTTCTCAGCAACATTTTCTCGCTTTCCGTCAACCTCCCTTCTTCCCGCTCTTCGTTGTGTTCTAGCAGGAGGTCTTTTGTGTTCTCTAttttccttttcttcccAATAATCTTTTCTATTTTTTGCACTGGGCCTTGTGGTGCTTTTTTTTCGATTtccatcgtcttcgtcgtcttggccgtcAGCACGGTTTTTCTCTCTAAGAACGAACGGTGAAATCTGTTGTTGAGCACGCCCGGGCATCAAGTCTTCTTTCGTGCGAGAAACGTCACCATGGATGACATGGACACTGATTCGTCATGGATTCAGTCCATCTCGGATTATGAGGTGTGTGTTCCTTGGGGAGAGACGCACACAAAAGGGCCATTCTTGCCCATTTGATGCCTCTTGATCCTTCAGATTTTGGAAGCATCGTTCGTCCGAGTCACGAGACGATTTggggagacgagacgacTACCAGCCACGAAGGAAGCGTTCAAATACTGATCTCTCTAACTTTATCTTATACAGGACGAAACCGTCTTCTTCAATACACAGTCTGGCGCGGAGACGCCCCGGCTGCTCGTCaaaggcagcggcggccatgatgataTTTCTccttcggcggcgagcgacaACCCATGGCACAACGGAAATGTAACgtccggagcagcagcggcgccctCGCTCCCTACCTTTGCGCAGTCCATAATGCCCGGATCACCAGGCCTGCCTGTCGGACTTATCATGGACGACTCGTGGGAGAACCTCGACATGTCTTGCGTGGGAAACTTTCAAGCAGCCAACTTTGTCGGCTCCAGCAGCATCCAccagggcggccaggcggctTCGTCGGGGCTCTACTCCCACGGACTCTCAgtcacggcagcagcagcaaacgCGCCGGTGACGCCCATGGACGGTCTGTCAACTCCTCCGTCCGAATGGGTCAACAACAACTCTGCGGGCGGTGTTCACGGCTCTTCGCTCTATCCGTCTCATGAAGCCTTTTCGGCTCTCCTCCCGAATGGAACCCACGGACACCAGCGACATctgcagcatcatcatcagcagcccATCTTCGAAACCCAGACTAAGAGTTGGATTTCGAGTGCCCTGGACAGCTACGTCTTCCCGCAAACCATATTCCCACAGCCCACCGTATCAGACATGatgcccgtctcggccgcggcagccaccgccgccaacgacgctgctgccgccatgtcggccgCGCTGGAGACTCCATCGCCTTCACCACACAAGCTGCACCCGTCCTcgaccggcagcggcggctcggtTGCTGACAATGTATCCGACGCCTTGGAGGCTCCGTTTGCATCTCCGGGAAGTatttcttcttcttcttcctcctccgcggcagcggcaggtTCAGTGTCCTCTTCGGACTCC belongs to Purpureocillium takamizusanense chromosome 1, complete sequence and includes:
- a CDS encoding uncharacterized protein (EggNog:ENOG503P5DU), encoding MLSYGPSSQAFCPGPPHPPGRCSEPTPPPSSLPLPLPLLPLGTLCLLYANGSVQDETVFFNTQSGAETPRLLVKGSGGHDDISPSAASDNPWHNGNVTSGAAAAPSLPTFAQSIMPGSPGLPVGLIMDDSWENLDMSCVGNFQAANFVGSSSIHQGGQAASSGLYSHGLSVTAAAANAPVTPMDGLSTPPSEWVNNNSAGGVHGSSLYPSHEAFSALLPNGTHGHQRHLQHHHQQPIFETQTKSWISSALDSYVFPQTIFPQPTVSDMMPVSAAAATAANDAAAAMSAALETPSPSPHKLHPSSTGSGGSVADNVSDALEAPFASPGSISSSSSSSAAAAGSVSSSDSNYNETPAAGRARGRDLARGNEAPFLRRSSRTRLPAGILQGTAQQDLGPSSDMLALEGPSSNDAFLPSATTTTTTPRRRRTSVRFHQAQQQNQHHHNQQNQQNQQQLASPLDAAAIYPWPPGEKPPGAPYQYVNQMDPESLEFFERTLLEDRDESLRAKVPFKLIQHKLRHVFCGAQETLRGHHRRLVKDPSQRVRKPVWHDIDVELLRRAVASPRCKFPNGKVSWRAVSQYISDRGGTYDFGITTCSRKWNELTEAGEQ